One stretch of Streptomyces hygroscopicus DNA includes these proteins:
- a CDS encoding Fe-S oxidoreductase, whose translation MRVALFITCVNDTLYPHTGQAVVTLLERLGVEVGFPEGQSCCGQPQFNTGYRHETEPLVRRYAAAFRDYDYVVAPSGSCAAMVRDNYPRIGAKAAAEGRGQELADAAAEAVPKTYELTEFLTDVLKVTDVGAYYPHTVTYHPTCHGLRMLGLGDRPRSLLAAVQGLNLVELPGADECCGFGGTFAVKNAAVSAAMGADKARNITATGAEAVCTVDNSCQMHIGGTLARQGSTVRPVHIAEILASTEGNVW comes from the coding sequence GTGCGCGTAGCGCTCTTCATCACCTGCGTCAACGACACCCTCTATCCACATACCGGCCAGGCCGTGGTCACGCTCCTCGAACGGCTCGGCGTGGAGGTCGGCTTCCCGGAGGGGCAGAGCTGCTGCGGCCAGCCGCAGTTCAATACCGGCTACCGCCACGAGACCGAACCACTGGTGCGCCGCTACGCGGCCGCGTTCCGCGACTACGACTACGTGGTGGCCCCCTCGGGTTCGTGCGCGGCGATGGTGCGGGACAACTACCCCCGGATCGGCGCCAAGGCCGCCGCCGAGGGTCGTGGCCAGGAGCTCGCGGACGCGGCGGCCGAGGCCGTCCCCAAGACGTACGAGCTGACCGAATTCCTCACCGACGTCCTGAAGGTCACCGACGTCGGCGCGTACTACCCGCACACCGTGACCTACCACCCCACCTGCCACGGGCTGCGGATGCTGGGGCTCGGCGACCGCCCGCGGTCGCTGCTCGCCGCCGTGCAGGGGCTGAACCTGGTGGAGCTGCCGGGCGCCGACGAGTGCTGCGGCTTCGGCGGTACGTTCGCCGTCAAGAACGCGGCCGTCTCGGCGGCCATGGGGGCGGACAAGGCGCGCAACATCACGGCGACCGGCGCCGAGGCCGTGTGCACGGTCGACAACTCCTGCCAGATGCACATCGGCGGCACACTCGCCCGCCAGGGCTCCACGGTCCGCCCCGTCCACATCGCCGAGATCCTGGCCAGCACGGAAGGAAACGTCTGGTGA
- a CDS encoding carbohydrate kinase, whose amino-acid sequence MSTKEHRFAAVDLGASSGRVIVGEVAPERLTLHEAHRFPNQPTRVLGTLHWNILSLYQGVLEGLKAAAAHTAGNGLTSIGIDTWAVDYGLLAADGTLLANPVHYRDARTTGAAEQVAKAVSPQALYAATGIQHLPFNTVYQLISAQGTPALTAAHRLLLIPDLISYWLTGEPGTELTNASTTQLIDPRTRDWATPVAQALGIDLTLFPPLRHPGDPAGTLRQEVLAETGLTTPLPVTAVGSHDTASAVVGVPATTPDFAYIATGTWSLAGLELDAPVLTEASRAANFTNELGVDGTVRYLRNIMGLWMLQECVRAWEAQGSTAPRGTRGTTAAHTDLTALLQEAAQATPLRSVVDAGDPAFIAPHHMPDRIADACRRTGQPVPRTPAETTRCVLDSLALAHRRAIDDAARLSGRTVRTVHIVGGGVHNALLCQLTADACGLPVIAGPAEAAALGNVLVQARAAGAITGGLPELRALLHSTQPLRQYEPTGDHSAWDRAAARLADAQVTRATTGLGDEEEPCA is encoded by the coding sequence GTGTCCACCAAAGAGCACCGCTTCGCCGCCGTAGACCTCGGTGCGTCCAGCGGGCGCGTCATCGTCGGTGAGGTCGCCCCCGAACGGCTGACCCTCCACGAGGCGCACCGCTTCCCCAACCAGCCCACCCGCGTCCTGGGCACCCTGCACTGGAACATCCTGTCGCTCTACCAGGGCGTACTCGAAGGGCTCAAAGCAGCCGCAGCGCACACCGCAGGCAATGGCCTGACCAGCATCGGCATCGACACCTGGGCCGTGGACTACGGCCTACTCGCCGCCGACGGCACCCTCCTCGCCAACCCCGTGCACTACCGCGACGCCCGCACCACCGGCGCGGCCGAACAGGTCGCGAAAGCGGTCTCGCCCCAGGCCCTCTACGCCGCCACCGGCATCCAGCACCTCCCCTTCAACACCGTCTACCAGCTCATCTCGGCCCAGGGCACCCCCGCCCTCACCGCCGCCCACCGCCTCCTCCTCATCCCCGACCTCATCTCGTACTGGCTGACCGGCGAGCCCGGCACCGAGCTGACGAACGCCTCCACCACCCAGCTCATCGACCCCCGCACCCGCGACTGGGCCACCCCCGTGGCGCAGGCCCTGGGCATCGATCTGACGCTCTTCCCGCCCCTGCGCCACCCGGGCGACCCCGCCGGAACCCTGCGCCAGGAAGTTCTCGCCGAGACGGGCCTCACCACCCCCCTCCCCGTGACCGCCGTCGGCTCGCACGACACCGCGTCCGCCGTCGTCGGCGTCCCGGCCACCACGCCCGACTTCGCGTACATCGCCACCGGCACCTGGTCGCTCGCCGGGCTGGAGCTGGACGCGCCGGTGCTCACGGAGGCGAGCCGCGCGGCCAACTTCACCAATGAGCTGGGCGTGGACGGCACGGTCCGCTATCTGCGCAACATCATGGGGCTGTGGATGCTCCAGGAATGCGTCCGCGCCTGGGAAGCCCAAGGCAGCACAGCCCCCCGAGGCACCCGAGGCACCACAGCCGCCCACACCGACCTGACCGCACTCCTCCAAGAGGCAGCCCAAGCCACCCCCCTCCGCTCCGTCGTCGACGCCGGCGACCCCGCCTTCATCGCCCCGCACCACATGCCCGACCGCATCGCCGACGCCTGCCGCCGCACCGGCCAGCCCGTCCCCCGTACCCCTGCCGAGACCACCCGCTGCGTCCTGGACTCCCTCGCCCTGGCCCACCGCCGCGCGATCGACGACGCCGCGCGGCTGTCCGGCCGTACGGTCCGCACCGTCCACATCGTCGGCGGCGGTGTGCACAACGCGCTGTTGTGCCAGCTCACCGCCGACGCCTGCGGGCTCCCCGTCATCGCGGGTCCGGCCGAGGCGGCGGCCCTCGGAAACGTACTGGTCCAGGCCCGGGCGGCCGGAGCGATCACCGGTGGTTTGCCAGAATTGCGCGCGCTGCTTCACAGCACCCAGCCACTGAGGCAGTATGAGCCCACAGGTGATCATTCGGCGTGGGACCGGGCAGCCGCCCGGCTGGCGGACGCACAGGTCACAAGGGCCACCACCGGCCTGGGCGACGAGGAGGAACCGTGCGCGTAG